The DNA segment TATTTGAATAAACTGATTTATCAAATAAAAATGGATGCTCAATACCAGTAATTTTTTGATACTGACTAAGCCTTTTAAAATATTGAGACTCGAATGATTCATTAAATTGATCTAATGCCGGTGTCATTGCATAGCTTGAAAAGTAAAACGTTTTCATTACATCTACTTAACCAATCATTTATTTATTATTAATTACTAGACTAACCTTAAACCACTATTCGGAGAATTAGGATCATCATCCCCATCCTGGTTAACAGGATCTGGATTTAAGTCTTCTTCATTATCACCCTCATTAACGACCATACCATAGCCATAATCACGACCATAGAGGCCTTGACCTGTTTCCTTTGCGTATAATGCTGATATTGCCTCTAGCGGTACAAACACTTGCATTGATTCACCATCAAAAGAAGAATGAAATGAAACATACTCATCATCACAATTATAATCAACAATTGCCTCAGGTGCTAAGTTCAATAAAATCTTACCATCATCTTCAACATAATCCCAAGGTACTTCTACACCATCAAATTCTGTATCGACTAACAAATAAGGTGTAAACCCATGATCTAAAAGCCAATCATAAGTTGCATCAATTAGATAGGAACGTAACATTGCCATGATTAAAGCTAACCTCCTTTCATCATTTCAATTGATGTAATAAATGATTCGCGATCAAATATACGCTTGGCATAGTTTTTAATTGATTGTGCTTTTTCAGGTAACTGAATACCTAACTCAGGCAATCGATACAAAATTGATGCTAATGTACAATCAACAATACTGAATTCATCACTCATAAAATATTGATAACGCTTAAAAACAGGCAGCATTTCTAAAACGGCTTTCATCAAAGCAAGTTTTGACTGGTATATCGTTTTATCATCATTAGCATGTAGCGCCTGTGATAAATAAGGAATCCAGTCTCGATCAATACGTTTATTCAATAGCCTAGCCTGAGCACGTTCTATTGGAAATACGCTTAACAATGGCGGATGTGGAAAACGCTCTTCAAGGTATTCAAAAATAATTTCAGACTCATAAACAATGACATCACGATCCACTAATGTTGGTACCTGAGCATATGGGTTTAATTCCAATAATTCATCAGGCTTTTTATCTAAGTCAATCAACTTAACATCAGCGACGACCCCTTTTTCTGCTAAAACCATCATCACTCGGTGACTAAATGGACAGTTTTTACTTGCATATAACGTCATCGTTGAACGTTTATTTTGGGTTGTCATAAACTTAAAGCTCTCCCTTTGCACCTTAAACAAGATTATCATATCAAAAAAATATGAAAAAAGCTCCTAAGCTAATATGCTTAAGGAGCTTTAATGATTATATAATAAAATATATTCCGCAATTTCCAAAAAAATTAACGTTTAGAGAATTGTGGACGTCTACGTGCTTTACGCAATCCAACTTTTTTACGCTCAACACAACGTGCATCACGAGTTAAAAAGCCAGCTTTACGCAATGTAGGACGTAATGCCTCATCATAATCAAGTAATGCTCGAGCAATACCCAAACGAATTGCGCCAGCTTGACCACTGATTCCACCACCGTGAACATTTACTTTAATATCAACTTGATCTGTCATCTCAACTAACTCTAAAGGTTGAAGAACCACCATAGAGGCTGTTTGACGAGCTAGGTATTGATCTAGTGGTAAGTTATTAACCACGATATTACCCGAACCTTTTTTCAAGAAAACACGAGCAACTGAACTTTTACGGCGACCAGTCCCATAATTATAAACTGTATTAGACATAATAAATCATCACCTCTTAATTAATCGTTAATTCTGTTGGCTGCTGTGCCGTATGCGGATGCTCAGAACCAGCATAGACTTTCAACTTTTTAATCATTTGACGACCTAATGAGTTTTTAGGAAGCATACCTTTAACAGCTGACCTAACAACACGATCTGGATGCGTTTCAATTAATTTATCAAATGTAATTGATTTTAAACCACCAATATAACCTGTATGGCGATGGTATACTTTATCTTTACGCTTATTACCAGTTACATGAACTTTTTCAGCATTAATCACAACCACATAATCACCAATATCTACATGTGGTGTGTACTCAGGTTTATGTTTACCACGTAAATGTTTTGCAATTTCAGTGGCCATACGACCTAATGTTTTACCTGAAGCATCAACAACAAACCAGTTGCGATTTACTTGATCAGGTTTTGCACTAAACGTTTTCATCTATTAGTTACCTTACATTTGTGTTTAACTACTCAGTTTAAAATGCTCAACTTTTTGAACGCAACGATTTTAGCAGATTTAGCCAGGTAAATAAAGCTTATTAAAATCTTTTTAACAATTTTTATCAAATAAAAAAATAATCTAATTTAACTTAAGCTGTGCACTATGCGCTAAACAGTCCTCTATTGCTAAGCGTCGAAAATAATTTCCAGTTAATGAAAGCTCTTTGCCATGAAGTAGTTGTTGTAATTTATCCAATCGCTTTTTATGAGTAACTGTTAAGATTGGCACCTTGTTTTCCTTAAAAAAGGAATTGATTAAAGCTTGTTTATTCACCTTTAATAGCTGACAGATAAAATCCAAATAAGCATCTTTATTATTAAATGCATTTGCTTTGAAATGAAATACAAAGCCACGATAATCTGCATGTTCAACTACATCACGTGAAATCATAGAATAAAATGATGCATTATCTTTAGCAATTAAACCCGCTAGTACTTTAAAATGCACTAAATCTTTACGCTGAAAAATAACCCCAACACTATCAATTGTTGATAGCTTAACTTCACCTAATAAACTACTTATATCTGGCATAACTACTGATAACAGCTTACTTGCAGTTAGTACATCTGTTGCAATGGTTATATGCTTACTTTTAAATACCCCTTGATTGGTTATCACTTGCCAATGATCAGCTGATTTTTCAATCATTTTAACCGTATGATTTAATTTAATAGCAAAGTCTTTTTTTTCAACTAAGGTATCAAACAAACTTGAAATCCCTTGAAAGAGCGTAAATGAGCGTGGGTATGCATCATTACGCTTTTTTTTATTAAATAAAAATTCTGCTGGAAATTTAGCAGCATCTTGAGATAAAACGGCGTTAAAACAATCTTTTAGTACACGTTTATAATTGCCTTCGCCAAATAGTTTGCCATAATAGGATTCAACACTTTGATCAGTTTTATCCTGAAACGGCAATTTTATAACGCCATAGATAAAACTAATTGGGTTTATATAGCGAAAAAGAGTGTGAATCTGTCCTTTATCATAAATCCGAAATGGTAATTTTGTACGTTTAAGTAACTGCTCTTTTAGATTAAGTGATTCGATTAAGTCTATAACATGCGCATAAGAGTTATATAATGTATGTGCGCCCATCTCAAGCCAAAAGTCTTTTTTTTGATCTAAATAGACGCTATGGCATAAGCCTCCTGGCTTATTGTCTTTTTCTAAAACAAGTACCTGATATTTCTCTTGAGCTTTAAAATAGGCATAGCCTAAACCACTAATACCCCCACCAATAACAATGTCATCATAAATCATATGCTACTCTTTAACCAAACTACCTAGATAATCTAATACGGTCGTTGCATAACCACCTGCTGGTAGCATAAAAGTAAGTTTTAGAGTTTGACTATTAAGGTCATAATGTGCTGTTAATTTTTTAGGCATTAAAATTAGACTTCGAAAATCAAGTTCTAATTTAAATGGTTTTAGTTTTGGTGGCTCTAACCATTCAGAGCTAATTAATGCAAAAGCTTTTTCTAATACTTCTTTTGCATCATCTGTGAAAAACAGTTTACCCTTTTGACCCCATAATGGCCCCACCGGATAAGCTTGATGACTTTTAATCCTCATTTGTGCTTTGATTAAGTCTTCATTATTTGCTATCTGATAGACGCTATTTGACTGATCAAACTGCATGATATCACCTAGCAATACTTCATTTAATGGACAATATTTTCGCCGATAGTCCAAATAATGATTAAATAAATAACTGCGATAAACAGATAATAGCCATTTCTTTCTTTTTAGTGGTGGATTTACCTCTCCTTTAAACCAACGTTCTAATAGTTTAATATTTGAGTTGTCATATCCAAAACGTTGTTGAGCATAATAGTTAGGCACACCATCTGTTTTTACTGTATGAATGGCTTGTGTTAACTTTACATAATCAAGCGTTGCATTTCGAATGGTTATATTAAACCAATTACCATCATGCAGCTTGCGACGCAATTTTTTTTGGTGCTGTGCTGTTTTCAGTATGCTTATACCTTGGTGATTAAATTGTTGCCAACAAGGTTGCCGCTGGCCTGGCAAGTATAAAGAAAACCATTGCTCTGTAATTGCATATTTATCTTTCATACCTGAAAAACCAACATCTTTTGCTGGAATATTAACAAATTTGGCTAATACCTTGGCTACTTCTTCTGTATGTAAATTATTTTTTTGAATATAAACCCAGTGATGTTCGCCAGAGCCGGTAAACTCGACATTAAGTAACTCAGTTACTAAAAAGTCATCAACTAAAGATTTAAATTCACCAAGCGGGGTGATTTCAGGCATGCTCTTTACTTTCTACATAGTCTTTTGGTGGTTGTGTTGACTTTTCTTTTACGGATTCTTCTTGAGCTTTGGACGGTTTCTCATGCGTAATGCGTCCCTTTTCGCCTTCAGTTAGCTGATAGCCCCTACCGCGATACTCTAGTTCTTTCGTTACTGCATAATGATGCTCTTGCAACTCTAGCATTGCATCACTGATATTATGAATCAAGTCATCTGTTTTATGCATATGCCCTTTTAGTTTGCCATGATATTCTCGTAGCTCTTTTCGAGCATTCGATGCATCAGCTTGAAGCCTTGCCATTTTCCCTGTACTTCGTGCAATAAAAAAACCTATCACAGTGCCAATGATAAGACCTGCTACAAGGCCAATAATTATCATTACTGCTATTAACATCGCCTTTCCTTTATCTGTTTTGATTGTATGTCTATGTTTAAATCAACTTTCAATACATACATTATTTATCGTATTTACTATCAATAATTAAATTATACGCTGATTTAAGGTATTTGGTAAACTATTGGTCAAATTTATTCTTTAAATAAATAGGCTCCCTAAAGCTTACTGGTTTTGAATCAAGCACACCGCATAGACTGCAATACCTTCTTTGCGACCCACAAACCCTAAACGCTCAGTGGTAGTTGCTTTAACATTAATTTGATTGCGTTTGATATGCATTAACTCTGCCAAATAAAGACAAATTGCTTCAATATGGCTAGATAGTTTTGGCTTTTGAGCAACCACTGTAATATCAATATTATTAATTTTATAGTTATCTTTTATAAGTAATTGCATAATCTCTGTAAGAAAATAGCTACTTGATTTATTTTTATTTTTAACATCTGTATCAGGAAAGTGATAGCCAATATCACGTAAAGCTAAAGCGCCTAAAAGTGCATCACATAGTGCATGAATAATCACATCACCATCTGAATGTGCTTCTACACCTGATACTTGATCAATTTCAATACCGCCTAAAATCAGTGGTTTTGGTACTTGACTAAATTTATGTACATCATAGCCATGACCAATTCTAATCATTTATTTTCCTTAACTACATCAAAACCTGCTTTAACCCAACCTTTATATCCCTGATTCATTGAGCGTACATGCTGATAGCCCATTTTATTTAGATTTTCAGCTGCTAAAGCAGAGCGATTACCACCACCACAATATAAAATAATATCGGCATCTTTATTAGGGATTGTTTGAATAATTTTAACTTCTAACATACCTCGTGATAAATGCATAGCACCTTGAATAAACCCTTGGCTGTACTCTTCTAAATCACGCACATCAATTAATACAACATTATTTTGGCCTTGATCAATTAAGTCTTTAACATCCTCTAATTCACAAGTATCTATTCGACTTAATACATCATTAACTAAGGCTATAAATTCATCACTATGCTTCATCATTTACCCTTATATCTTTTAATTATCATAACAATATCTAAGTTATTTTATCGCAAAACACTGTACAGCTCTAATCTTTCCAAGTTAAAATTAATAATATTTTTTAAGATAAAAATTTAGGATATATAAACAATGACTGATAAAGCACATCAACATCATAAATTAATTATACTTGGCTCAGGACCTGCAGGCTACACTGCTGCTGTTTACAGCGCAAGAGCTAATTTAAACCCTGTAATTATTACCGGCATGCAACCAGGCGGTCAATTAACAACGACAACCGATGTCGATAATTGGCCAGGTGATGTTGAAGGACTACAAGGTCCAGATTTAATGAATCGCATGCAACAGCATGCTGAGCGCTTTGAAACTGAAGTGATTTATGATCACATTGATAAGGCAGAATTAAATCAACGCCCCTTTATACTCCATGGCGCTGAAACAACCTATAGCTGTGATGCATTAATTATTGCAACAGGCGCTTCTGCTAAATATTTAGGTCTTGATTCTGAAGAAAAGTTTATGGGTAAAGGTGTTTCGGCATGCGCTACCTGCGATGGCTTTTTTTACAAAAATAAAAAAGTAGCTGTGATTGGCGGTGGTAATACGGCAGTTGAAGAAGCACTTTATTTATCTAATATTGCTAGCGAAGTTGTTTTAGTTCATCGCAGAGATCAATTACGCTCAGAAAAAATTCTAATCGATCAATTTATGAAAAAAACTGAACATGGCAACATTACACCTGAATGGTTTTATGTTCTCGATGAAGTACTAGGAGATAATTTAGGTGTTACCAGCATGCGAGTTAAAAATGTTAAAACCAATGACACCAAAGAAATTAAAGTAGATGGTGTCTTTATTGCCATCGGCCATAAACCAAATACTGATTTATTTATTGATCAATTAACCATGAATAATGGTTACATTCATGTTCAGTCAGGTTTAAATGGTAATGCGACTCAAACTTCTATAGAAGGTGTCTTTGCAGCAGGTGATGTTATGGATCACATTTACCGCCAAGCAGTTACATCTGCTGGTAGCGGTTGTATGGCAGCGCTAGATGCCGAACGATTTTTAGATCAGATGAATTAAATGATTGCATTTTGTTGTACTTTCGGGCATGATTGCCACCAAAAATTGCAATTAACCCTGTTTATTTAATTTTTTTAAACATAAAGGTAAAGATTAACATGGCAAAAGAAGACCAAATTGAACTAGAAGGTACAGTAATTGAAACTTTACCAAATACCATGTTCCGTGTTGAGTTAGAAAATGGACATATTGTAACAGCACATATCTCAGGTAAAATGCGTAAAAATTATATTCGCATTCTAACTGGAGATAAAGTAACTGTTGAAATGACCCCTTATGATCTAAGTAAGGGACGAATTATTTATCGTAATAAGTAAAACACTTGTCGTTATAAAAACAAAAATTTAGTTAAATATTTTAAAATTCACAATCAAATTATTCTTTTATATATTATTAATCGTGCGGATTATCACGTAAATAAGCTTTTGTAACTTGGCCATCGGCTACTTCACGCAAAGCAACAACTGTCGGCTTATCATTATCCCATTCAACTAGTGGATCCTCACCAGATACCATTAAATGTCGCGCACGCTTTGCAGCTAATAAAACCAACTGAAAACGATTATCAACATATTCCAAACAATCTTCTACTGTGACACGAGCCATTTAAATCTCCTAAGTTAAAAATTTTTCATGAGTATATAAAAAAGTCAATTGATGCGATTTTAGACGATTTTAACTAATTTGCCAAGTATTGGTTCATTGTTTATACCAAAGGGCATTACATTTTTACTTTCTAGCATCACTTATTGCAAAGCTTATTTAATTTCATTACACTTCGAATTCAAAGTATTAAGGATAAATCGATGCAAAAAATCTATTTTATCAGAAGAACAAAAACACAATTTGGTGGTGCTGAAAATTATTTATCCCGACTGGTTGAAGCTTTAAAACTTAAAGACATACAATGCGAATTAATTTATGGTAATTTACCAAAATGGCTGCCTACCTGGCTTAAAGCATTATTATTTAATTTTAATGTCATGAAACGAAAGAAAAACAAATTCTATTTTTCACTCGAGCGTATTACTCACCCTGATGTCTACCGCGCAGGTGATGGCGTTCATAAAGTTTATATGAAATTGAAAAACTCAAAATTTAACCCAACTAATACGGTTTATTGCTATCTTGAAAAACGTTGTTTTAATAATGCCAAGCTGATCATTGCCAATTCAAATTTTATTAAAAATCAAATTATTGAAACTTACCAAATTCCAGCAAATAAAATAAAAGTCATTTATAATGGTATTGCTATAAAAAAACCAGATCATGAACTTGCTCAAAAAACACTTAAAAATGAATTTCCAATCATTGAAAACAAAAAGATTATTTTATTTGTAGGCAGTGACTTTTATAGAAAAGGGGTTGATATTTTTTTAGCCATTCTAGCTCAACTTAAAAGCGACAGTTTTCATGCCTTTGTTATTGGTAAAGATAAACAAATCAATACATACAAAAAACAAGCTGACTCACTAGGTTTAAATAAACAAGTTACATTTACAGGTTTAAGAAAAGATGTTGAGCACTTTTATGCACTCAGTGATATTTTTCTCTTTCCAACACGTTATGAACCCTTTTCAAATGTTGTACTAGAAGCGCTTGCTACAAATAATGTCACCTTTACTTCAGATTCTAATGGCGCCAGTGAAGTATTGCCTAATGACTATACTATTAATAAAAACAATCACAACATCATTGCTGAAAAAATTGATACCTTACTTAATAATAATCATTTATTAGAAGCTGAAAAACTAAAGCATAAACAAATTGCTCAATCTTTGAGCATTGAAAAAAATGCCAGTGAAACATTAAATGCTATCTTACCAATTATAACTACAACAAATAAAAACTAGAATCTCTACTACGCAGTTCTACAGCAAATACGTTATGATAGAGCTATATCGTATTAAATAAGGACATTGATTTAAATCTTATGTCACAGCTACCACTA comes from the bacterium SCSIO 12844 genome and includes:
- the rplM gene encoding 50S ribosomal protein L13, whose protein sequence is MKTFSAKPDQVNRNWFVVDASGKTLGRMATEIAKHLRGKHKPEYTPHVDIGDYVVVINAEKVHVTGNKRKDKVYHRHTGYIGGLKSITFDKLIETHPDRVVRSAVKGMLPKNSLGRQMIKKLKVYAGSEHPHTAQQPTELTIN
- the ispF gene encoding 2-C-methyl-D-erythritol 2,4-cyclodiphosphate synthase, with amino-acid sequence MIRIGHGYDVHKFSQVPKPLILGGIEIDQVSGVEAHSDGDVIIHALCDALLGALALRDIGYHFPDTDVKNKNKSSSYFLTEIMQLLIKDNYKINNIDITVVAQKPKLSSHIEAICLYLAELMHIKRNQINVKATTTERLGFVGRKEGIAVYAVCLIQNQ
- a CDS encoding DUF1043 family protein yields the protein MLIAVMIIIGLVAGLIIGTVIGFFIARSTGKMARLQADASNARKELREYHGKLKGHMHKTDDLIHNISDAMLELQEHHYAVTKELEYRGRGYQLTEGEKGRITHEKPSKAQEESVKEKSTQPPKDYVESKEHA
- the rpoZ gene encoding DNA-directed RNA polymerase subunit omega; the protein is MARVTVEDCLEYVDNRFQLVLLAAKRARHLMVSGEDPLVEWDNDKPTVVALREVADGQVTKAYLRDNPHD
- a CDS encoding glycosyltransferase family 4 protein, yielding MQKIYFIRRTKTQFGGAENYLSRLVEALKLKDIQCELIYGNLPKWLPTWLKALLFNFNVMKRKKNKFYFSLERITHPDVYRAGDGVHKVYMKLKNSKFNPTNTVYCYLEKRCFNNAKLIIANSNFIKNQIIETYQIPANKIKVIYNGIAIKKPDHELAQKTLKNEFPIIENKKIILFVGSDFYRKGVDIFLAILAQLKSDSFHAFVIGKDKQINTYKKQADSLGLNKQVTFTGLRKDVEHFYALSDIFLFPTRYEPFSNVVLEALATNNVTFTSDSNGASEVLPNDYTINKNNHNIIAEKIDTLLNNNHLLEAEKLKHKQIAQSLSIEKNASETLNAILPIITTTNKN
- a CDS encoding sulfurtransferase, which gives rise to MMKHSDEFIALVNDVLSRIDTCELEDVKDLIDQGQNNVVLIDVRDLEEYSQGFIQGAMHLSRGMLEVKIIQTIPNKDADIILYCGGGNRSALAAENLNKMGYQHVRSMNQGYKGWVKAGFDVVKENK
- a CDS encoding FAD-dependent oxidoreductase — encoded protein: MIYDDIVIGGGISGLGYAYFKAQEKYQVLVLEKDNKPGGLCHSVYLDQKKDFWLEMGAHTLYNSYAHVIDLIESLNLKEQLLKRTKLPFRIYDKGQIHTLFRYINPISFIYGVIKLPFQDKTDQSVESYYGKLFGEGNYKRVLKDCFNAVLSQDAAKFPAEFLFNKKKRNDAYPRSFTLFQGISSLFDTLVEKKDFAIKLNHTVKMIEKSADHWQVITNQGVFKSKHITIATDVLTASKLLSVVMPDISSLLGEVKLSTIDSVGVIFQRKDLVHFKVLAGLIAKDNASFYSMISRDVVEHADYRGFVFHFKANAFNNKDAYLDFICQLLKVNKQALINSFFKENKVPILTVTHKKRLDKLQQLLHGKELSLTGNYFRRLAIEDCLAHSAQLKLN
- the trxB gene encoding thioredoxin-disulfide reductase, whose product is MTDKAHQHHKLIILGSGPAGYTAAVYSARANLNPVIITGMQPGGQLTTTTDVDNWPGDVEGLQGPDLMNRMQQHAERFETEVIYDHIDKAELNQRPFILHGAETTYSCDALIIATGASAKYLGLDSEEKFMGKGVSACATCDGFFYKNKKVAVIGGGNTAVEEALYLSNIASEVVLVHRRDQLRSEKILIDQFMKKTEHGNITPEWFYVLDEVLGDNLGVTSMRVKNVKTNDTKEIKVDGVFIAIGHKPNTDLFIDQLTMNNGYIHVQSGLNGNATQTSIEGVFAAGDVMDHIYRQAVTSAGSGCMAALDAERFLDQMN
- a CDS encoding glutathione S-transferase N-terminal domain-containing protein; this translates as MTLYASKNCPFSHRVMMVLAEKGVVADVKLIDLDKKPDELLELNPYAQVPTLVDRDVIVYESEIIFEYLEERFPHPPLLSVFPIERAQARLLNKRIDRDWIPYLSQALHANDDKTIYQSKLALMKAVLEMLPVFKRYQYFMSDEFSIVDCTLASILYRLPELGIQLPEKAQSIKNYAKRIFDRESFITSIEMMKGG
- a CDS encoding tRNA pseudouridine(13) synthase TruD, whose amino-acid sequence is MPEITPLGEFKSLVDDFLVTELLNVEFTGSGEHHWVYIQKNNLHTEEVAKVLAKFVNIPAKDVGFSGMKDKYAITEQWFSLYLPGQRQPCWQQFNHQGISILKTAQHQKKLRRKLHDGNWFNITIRNATLDYVKLTQAIHTVKTDGVPNYYAQQRFGYDNSNIKLLERWFKGEVNPPLKRKKWLLSVYRSYLFNHYLDYRRKYCPLNEVLLGDIMQFDQSNSVYQIANNEDLIKAQMRIKSHQAYPVGPLWGQKGKLFFTDDAKEVLEKAFALISSEWLEPPKLKPFKLELDFRSLILMPKKLTAHYDLNSQTLKLTFMLPAGGYATTVLDYLGSLVKE
- a CDS encoding ClpXP protease specificity-enhancing factor, whose product is MAMLRSYLIDATYDWLLDHGFTPYLLVDTEFDGVEVPWDYVEDDGKILLNLAPEAIVDYNCDDEYVSFHSSFDGESMQVFVPLEAISALYAKETGQGLYGRDYGYGMVVNEGDNEEDLNPDPVNQDGDDDPNSPNSGLRLV
- the infA gene encoding translation initiation factor IF-1, which gives rise to MAKEDQIELEGTVIETLPNTMFRVELENGHIVTAHISGKMRKNYIRILTGDKVTVEMTPYDLSKGRIIYRNK
- the rpsI gene encoding 30S ribosomal protein S9; the protein is MSNTVYNYGTGRRKSSVARVFLKKGSGNIVVNNLPLDQYLARQTASMVVLQPLELVEMTDQVDIKVNVHGGGISGQAGAIRLGIARALLDYDEALRPTLRKAGFLTRDARCVERKKVGLRKARRRPQFSKR